From a single Anabas testudineus chromosome 5, fAnaTes1.2, whole genome shotgun sequence genomic region:
- the tnfrsf18 gene encoding tumor necrosis factor receptor superfamily member 18, whose amino-acid sequence MIPLKLSLAAICLLTFWTIGSGTSCGRNQVYMEEKCCDMCRPGEYMEGFCSNDHNTICKPCKEGYYSSEFGMFDRCEACKSCQQEYAEKCTVTTDAKCACHSGFLCSNKDCSICEENKCATWEKLKRTDIPSGETTKYSYQCEPECPNNSTYFDVKDNICKPFTQCSAFGFTERFRGNKTHDAICGTHGKNGGDWLYVTLGIGFVLLSVTLLVLLCYACLKSLRKHKAKINHTAVETSEFHLSKEESGQQIIAQDESKDSFSHLGEVSIVLYP is encoded by the exons ATGATTCCTCTGAAGCTTTCATTGGCAGCAATATGTCTACTTACTTTTTGGACTATTGGATCTGGCACCAGCTGTGGTCGCAACCAGGTTTACATGGAGGAAAAATGTTGTGACATGTGTCGCCCAG gGGAATATATGGAGGGGTTCTGCTCCAATGACCATAACACTATCTGTAAACCCTGTAAAGAGGGATACTATTCAAGTGAATTCGGCATGTTTGACAGATGTGAGGCATGCAAGTCCTGCCAACAGG AATATGCTGAGAAATGCACAGTGACCACAGATGCAAAGTGTGCGTGTCACTCTGGTTTCCTGTGTTCGAACAAGGACTGTTCAATTTGTGAGGAAAACAAATGCGCCACATGGGAAAAACTGAAGAGGACAG ACATTCCCTCAGGAGAGACGACAAAGTATTCATACCAGTGTGAGCCTGAATGCCCTAATAATTCTACATATTTTGATGTGAAAGATAATATCTGCAAACCATTTACACA GTGCAGTGCATTTGGATTTACTGAACGGTTCAGAGGCAACAAAACCCACGATGCAATATGTGGTACGCATG GAAAGAATGGAGGAGACTGGCTGTATGTGACTCTTGGCATCGGCTTTGTTTTGCTCTCTGTCACCCtccttgtgttgctgtgttatGCTTGTTTAAAGAGCCTCAGGAAGCACAAAGCAA AAATTAATCATACAGCAGTGGAGACCAGTGAATTTCACCTGTCAAAGGAGGAGAGTGGACAACAAATCATTGCTCAGGATGAATCTAAGGACAGTTTTAGCCACCTGGGAGAGGTTTCCATTGTTTTATACCCATGA